One Papaver somniferum cultivar HN1 chromosome 10, ASM357369v1, whole genome shotgun sequence genomic window carries:
- the LOC113315174 gene encoding binding partner of ACD11 1-like, whose product MNPSGYTVEVTSLSPSATEKDVYDFFAFSGTIEHVEIIRYGEYACTAYVTFKDAHALETAVLLSGAVIGDQRVCITRWGQSGDESDFWNRPSWKIEEEDGGSTSTHRDAQYVPTTGEAVMMAQDVVRTMLSKGYVLGREALSKAKEIDESHQVSATAAAKVAEMSNKFGLTDKISVGLETVKSVDNRCGVSETTKSAFSAAGRTAAAAATTVVNSSYFSWGALCVSDALAKAAKAAADLGNQASGK is encoded by the exons ATGAACCCAAGTGGCTATACAGTAGAGGTTACCAGTCTTTCTCCTAGTGCTACAGAAAaagatgtttatgatttctttgctTTTTCTGGCACCATTGAACATGTCGAAATAATAAG ATATGGTGAATATGCTTGCACTGCTTATGTAACATTCAAGGATGCCCATGCCCTGGAAACTGCTGTATTGCTCAGT GGAGCTGTGATTGGGGACCAACGTGTCTGCATAACTCGCTGGGGGCAGAGTGGAGATGAATCTGATTTCTGGAATAGGCCATCATggaagattgaagaagaagatggcggATCAACA AGTACCCATAGAGATGCCCAGTATGTTCCTACTACTGGGGAAGCAGTAATGATGGCTCAGGATGTAGTTAGAACCATGTTGTCTAAGGGATATGTACTGGGAAGAGAAGCATTGAGCAAGGCCAAAGAAATTGATGAATCTCATCAAGTCTCAGCTACTGCAGCAGCCAAAGTTGCTGAAATGAGCAACAAATTTGGCCTGACTGATAAAATATCTGTGGGATTGGAGACCGTTAAATCTGTTGACAATAGATGCGGAGTATCGGAGACCACAAAGTCAGCCTTCTCTGCAGCGGgaagaacagcagcagcagcagccacCACTGTTGTCAACAGCAGCTACTTTTCATGGGGAGCGCTGTGTGTTTCTGATGCTCTTGCTAAAGCAGCCAAAGCCGCAGCTGATTTAGGTAATCAGGCCAGTGGAAAGTGA
- the LOC113318618 gene encoding uncharacterized protein At5g39865-like: MGCASSSTKKSSSRCQHCQNPLSRSHSMPIHHPAQRKGDSYHLVALTSTTLGSLKLDSIDHHHLDGITFSGSYQDEYDNRNYENGEGKINEFSTEVIQAKTWSNMIEEKIPKAISRTPIRTPPGEPETINSWELMEGLEDEHSPLRLPPNLLNRCVSYHGSTNYSSKMVDQEEQHLQKPQEVYEPTTPSLQENESASPKPIWLEHEDIDANSNSKIVAEDFDPEMISTLRNALEELSPNNTVINPKTPPENEKVANSLFSKKVSNAVAPAKCPPDGENKVVIYFTSLRGVRKTYEDCCNVRVILKGFGYRLDERDVSMHSGFRDELKELLGSEYRGVLPRVFVKGDYIGGNEEVKQLHEDGELEKLLRGCDIDDGVCEACGDVRFVPCERCSGSCKIYYEEECATDYDDEFESEDREECEEDGGGFQRCPDCNENGIVRCPVCCY; encoded by the coding sequence ATGGGTTGTGCAAGTTCAAGTACGAAGAAATCTTCGTCGCGATGCCAACACTGTCAAAATCCTCTTTCTCGTAGTCATTCAATGCCAATTCACCATCCGGCTCAACGTAAAGGTGATAGCTATCATCTTGTAGCTCTTACCTCTACTACATTGGGTTCTCTTAAACTCGATTCTATTGATCATCATCATTTAGATGGTATTACATTTAGTGGAAGCTATCAAGATGAGTATGACAACAGGAACTATGAGAATGGTGAGGGCAAGATTAATGAGTTCTCCACGGAGGTAATTCAGGCGAAGACTTGGTCTAATATGATAGAAGAGAAGATACCTAAAGCTATTTCAAGAACACCGATCAGAACACCTCCTGGTGAACCTGAAACTATCAATTCTTGGGAGTTAATGGAAGGTTTAGAAGATGAACATAGTCCACTTCGTCTTCCTCCGAATCTTCTGAATAGGTGTGTGTCTTATCATGGGTCCACAAATTACAGTTCTAAGATGGTGGATCAAGAGGAACAACATTTACAAAAACCACAAGAAGTATATGAACCCACCACACCATCACTACAAGAAAATGAGTCTGCCTCACCGAAACCAATATGGCTAGAGCATGAAGATATTGATGCAAACTCAAATTCTAAGATAGTCGCTGAAGATTTTGATCCAGAAATGATCTCTACATTAAGAAATGCACTGGAAGAACTATCTCCGAATAATACAGTGATTAATCCAAAGACACCTCCGGAAAATGAGAAAGTGGCCAACTCTTTGTTCTCAAAAAAGGTAAGCAATGCAGTTGCACCAGCAAAATGCCCACCAGATGGTGAGAATAAGGTGGTGATATACTTCACAAGTCTTCGAGGGGTAAGAAAAACGTACGAGGACTGCTGCAATGTAAGAGTCATACTGAAAGGATTTGGATATCGACTTGACGAGAGAGACGTATCGATGCATAGTGGTTTCAGAGATGAATTGAAAGAACTATTGGGAAGTGAATACAGAGGTGTGTTACCTAGAGTTTTCGTAAAAGGAGACTACATTGGCGGAAATGAGGAAGTAAAACAATTACATGAAGACGGAGAATTGGAGAAGTTACTACGAGGTTGTGATATTGATGATGGAGTCTGTGAAGCTTGTGGAGATGTAAGGTTTGTACCATGTGAAAGATGTTCAGGTAGTTGTAAGATCTATTATGAAGAAGAATGCGCCACTGACTATGATGATGAATTTGAAAGCGAAGACagagaagaatgtgaagaagatggtggtggatTTCAAAGATGTCCTGATTGTAATGAAAATGGAATTGTCAGATGTCCTGTATGTTGTTACTAG